One region of Wyeomyia smithii strain HCP4-BCI-WySm-NY-G18 chromosome 3, ASM2978416v1, whole genome shotgun sequence genomic DNA includes:
- the LOC129731170 gene encoding aprataxin-like protein, with product MADWSFNLIADMKNPKLVLFRSDLAAVIRDKYPKSNHHFLVLPWENINTVYQLSLKHVTLLRDMYDLAMKSIQNTRVKLEYFKIGFHMRPSMNRLHLHVISKDFRGAGLKRIRHWTHFNTAFFMPYQDVLDELLEHGTIIARSTAYIEKLLSAPLLCNQCDFQTTEIEQIVRHLRNFH from the exons ATGGCAGATTGGTCCTTCAATCTCATTGCGGATATGAAAAACCCAAAGCTGGTGCTTTTTCGAAGTGATTTGGCTGCCGTTATTCGCGATAAGTATCCCAAGTCGAATCATCATTTTCTGGTGCTGCCATGGGAAAATATCAATACCGTTTATCAG CTTTCTCTAAAGCACGTGACTCTTCTTAGGGATATGTACGACCTGGCGATGAAATCAATTCAAAACACGCGCGTGAAGctggaatattttaaaattggcTTTCACATGCGGCCCAGCATGAACCGATTACACTTGCACGTGATTTCGAAGGATTTCCGGGGAGCAGGATTGAAGCGCATTCGTCACTGGACTCATTTTAATACGGCTTTTTTTATGCCATACCAAG ATGTTTTGGATGAGCTGCTCGAACATGGAACAATTATAGCACGATCTACCGCGTACATTGAAAAGTTATTGAGCGCTCCGTTGCTGTGCAACCAGTGTGACTTCCAGACTACTGAAATCGAACAAATTGTTCGTCATCTACGAAACTTTCACTGA
- the LOC129731169 gene encoding aprataxin-like protein: MSDCCYNSIVDIKNSNRLIFQSDLAAVILDKYPKSKYHFVVLPWEDIHSVYQLTSEHVTLLEAMYQLVLESIKKIQLKSINFKYGFHMRLSMSRLHLHAISNDFKGRGMKRERHWTHFNTEFFISYKDVLDELKEYGTIRARSAMYIERLWGGPLLCNQCNYKTLPSDIFNAYQSNCNSNV; this comes from the exons ATGTCTGATTGTTGCTACAATTCAATCGTGGACATTAAAAACTCCAATCGGCTAATCTTTCAAAGTGATCTGGCTGCCGTTATCTTAGATAAGTATCCAAAGTCAAAGTACCATTTTGTAGTGCTACCATGGGAAGACATTCACTCCGTTTACCAG cTGACATCAGAGCACGTAACGCTACTGGAGGCGATGTACCAGTTGGTGCTGGAGTCGATCAAAAAGATTCAGCTTAagtcaataaattttaagtacGGTTTTCACATGCGGCTAAGCATGAGCCGTTTACATTTGCATgcgatttcgaatgatttcaaGGGCCGAGGAATGAAGCGAGAACGTCATTGGACTCATTTCAACACGGAATTTTTCATCTCTTATAAAG ATGTTTTGGATGAACTAAAAGAGTATGGTACAATAAGAGCGCGATCTGCAATGTACATCGAAAGGCTTTGGGGTGGCCCATTGCTGTGCAACCAATGCAACTATAAAACGCTCCCTTCCGATATTTTTAATGCTTATCAGTCGAACTGCAATTCTAATGTTTAG